Within Epilithonimonas zeae, the genomic segment CGCCCGTAGCGCCTCCTGCCTGTTGAGGTGCATTATTACTGCCAGCAGCAGATGCATTGAGTGAAGAATAAAATTGTGCAGCATCACCTTTTGGGGTTGTAACAACATTTAAGCTTAAAATATCTCCTTTCGTGACTCTGTATTCTGGAACGTTATAGGGAACCAAACCTTCTTCATTAATCGTCAGGCTTTCGCTAGGCTGTAGATATCGAACATCTTTTTTTGTAACGCAGGAAGAGCAGACTCCTAAAAGAGTTAGTAATAAAAATATATTAAATAAATAACGTTTTATCATCAAATAGTTTTTTGCAAAAATATAACAATTTAATCTTTTTTGAACCGTAACAAAAATATCGGAAGATAAGCCCCCAAAAAACCTAATATTACAATAATTAGTAATAATTGATTTACATTAAGATGTCTTAAAAAATAGGCCGCTATAATTATAAAAAGATAGTAAGCAATAATATAAGCAGTAGATCTTCTGTGGGTTAAACCAAGATTCAATAATTTGTGATGGATATGGTTTTTATCCGGAGATAATACCGATTTTTTGTGATAAATTCTAGTAATGATTACCGTAAGTGTATCTATAATCGGTAAAATCAAAATTGCCACTGCAATTACCGGAGCAGATTGTAAGTGATAAAAGACGTCATCTCTTTTCGCAATAAAAATATCAATAAAAGATATTCCGGTGAACGACAACAAAAAGCCCAATATCATGGAACCTGTATCACCCATAAATATTTTGGTGCTTCTTTTATTGGACAAATTATAAAATAGAAAACCTAGAGAAGCGGCAATCAAAATACCGCAAAGAATAACCAAAGGATCATTGTGGCTTCCTAATCTGAAAAAACTGATCCCAAACAAGGCACTTGTGGCAATGGTATAACTGCCCGCCAATCCGTCTATTCCATCAATCAGGTTAAAAGCATTAATCAAAATAATAAATGTCAATATACTGAAGGCAACACTCACATAATAATTAATCTCATAGACCCCAAAAACCCCGAAAAGATTTCTGATACGGACATCAGAACCTATAACAAGCAGTGCTGAAACTAATATCTGAGCCAACAGCTTTTTATAAGCCCGCAGAACCATAATATCGTCCATTACACCAACAAAAAACAGAATAATAAAGGAGGCAAACAAGAATTTATAACGGTCAAATAATTCGTATGCGAAGATTGGAGCGCAAACGCCTAATGAAAAAAAGATGGCAATTCCACCAAGATTAGGGATTTTCCTCAGGTGAGAACTCCTTGCGCCAGGCTCATCCATCAGATTTTTTCTTCTGGAAATTTTTATGATTGTAGGAATTGCAACGTAAGTAATGAGAAACGAGAATGCAAAGCCGAGCAAGAGCTTAAAATAAAAGAAAGATATTCCGGTGCTTTCTAAAAAAGTTTCGAAATTATTATTCATTCAGTGTTTTTATGGCTTATTATTAATTTATCAATAACCTGACGAGCTTCTTCAATCTCAACAGACTTAGGACGTAATAAATTTTTTTCTTCAGGGGCAAAGATAATAGATAATTCCTACCAAACCGCTTATATTGCAATATATCTTTAATTTTTAAGCCATTAGTTTTGATAAAAGTATCCAGTTCTTGTGACATTTTATCAAAATCGCCAGCATCTTTTACGAAAGCCAAATAAGCCAAGAAAGTATAAACACCTTCCAAAATTTGAAATCCTTTCAAAGCTTCTAATTGATTAGAAAATTGACTTTGACTAAATTTCTTGCTCACAGTTTCTACAGCTTTTAAGATATCCAAACCTTTCGTAGTATGGCTTTTACTTATAGAATCCTGCCTTTCCAAATATTGATAATGATAATCAGGCACGAATGTTAAAGCCTGACATTGAAGCAACAATTGCGGAATCAATTCAATATCTTCGAAATGAATTCCTTTTTTGAATCTTTTATCCTGAAATAATTCTCTTCTGAAAAGCTTATTACAAGCAAAATAAGAAATATCCGAAAAAACCGAAAGATTATTTTCCAGAACAATTTTCTCCGGGAAGTTTGGAAGTTGTGTTAATTTTTGAGTAACATTTCCATTTTCATCCACCTTTTGAAGATTACATATTGCCATTTCGGCGTTGTGTTTTTCAGCAAGATTGTACATCTCTTCAAACATCATTTCGGAAACATAATCATCACTATCAACAAATCCTAAATACTGTCCTTTCGCTCGATCTATTCCGAAATTTCGTGCATCGCTTAATCCACCGTTTTCTTTCATAAAGCCAAAAATCCTGTCCGGATATTCTTGCTGGAATTTATCAATAATCTGTTGAGACTGATCCTTACTTCCGTCATTCACAACAAGAATTTCGATTTCCCGCAAAGTTTGATTGACTAATGATAACAAGCATTTTTCCAGATATAACTCGACGTTATAAACCGGAACAATGATCGAAACTTTAAACAAATTT encodes:
- a CDS encoding glycosyltransferase family 4 protein, which produces MNNNFETFLESTGISFFYFKLLLGFAFSFLITYVAIPTIIKISRRKNLMDEPGARSSHLRKIPNLGGIAIFFSLGVCAPIFAYELFDRYKFLFASFIILFFVGVMDDIMVLRAYKKLLAQILVSALLVIGSDVRIRNLFGVFGVYEINYYVSVAFSILTFIILINAFNLIDGIDGLAGSYTIATSALFGISFFRLGSHNDPLVILCGILIAASLGFLFYNLSNKRSTKIFMGDTGSMILGFLLSFTGISFIDIFIAKRDDVFYHLQSAPVIAVAILILPIIDTLTVIITRIYHKKSVLSPDKNHIHHKLLNLGLTHRRSTAYIIAYYLFIIIAAYFLRHLNVNQLLLIIVILGFLGAYLPIFLLRFKKD
- a CDS encoding glycosyltransferase family 2 protein, whose product is MINQENLFKVSIIVPVYNVELYLEKCLLSLVNQTLREIEILVVNDGSKDQSQQIIDKFQQEYPDRIFGFMKENGGLSDARNFGIDRAKGQYLGFVDSDDYVSEMMFEEMYNLAEKHNAEMAICNLQKVDENGNVTQKLTQLPNFPEKIVLENNLSVFSDISYFACNKLFRRELFQDKRFKKGIHFEDIELIPQLLLQCQALTFVPDYHYQYLERQDSISKSHTTKGLDILKAVETVSKKFSQSQFSNQLEALKGFQILEGVYTFLAYLAFVKDAGDFDKMSQELDTFIKTNGLKIKDILQYKRFGRNYLLSLPLKKKIYYVLSLLRLKKLVRLLIN